A window from Citrobacter amalonaticus encodes these proteins:
- a CDS encoding GTPase family protein, whose translation MKQFDGLHSLQQPLSGLPQWVTERILQQINQLTHYEPVIGIMGKTGTGKSSLCNTLFAGDISPVSNVAACTRKPLQFRLQLGKRTMTIMDLPGVGESELRDAEYAALYREQLPRLDLVLWLIKADDRALAVDEHFYREVIGETYRRKVLFVISQSDKVEPTCGGEKLSTEQKQNISRKICLLHELFQPVNPVCAVSIRLQWGLQVMAERMIRCLPREASSPVAVQLSAPLRTVVVNKKARDDFGETVGSVLDTVSSMSLIPAPVRTVIQSVRDIVVSVARAVWSFFF comes from the coding sequence ATGAAACAATTTGACGGTCTGCACTCACTGCAGCAACCGCTTTCCGGCCTGCCCCAATGGGTCACTGAACGCATTCTGCAGCAGATAAATCAGCTTACTCACTATGAGCCGGTGATAGGCATTATGGGCAAAACCGGGACAGGAAAGAGTAGCCTGTGCAATACCCTGTTTGCTGGGGATATATCACCGGTCAGTAATGTGGCGGCATGTACTCGAAAACCACTGCAGTTTCGCCTGCAGCTCGGCAAACGCACTATGACTATTATGGACCTACCCGGTGTTGGGGAGTCCGAACTACGGGATGCTGAATATGCCGCACTCTACCGTGAACAACTTCCTCGGCTCGACCTGGTGCTGTGGTTGATCAAGGCCGATGATCGAGCGCTGGCGGTGGATGAACATTTTTACCGGGAGGTGATTGGTGAGACATACCGGCGTAAGGTGTTGTTTGTTATCAGTCAGTCCGACAAGGTTGAACCCACCTGCGGTGGTGAAAAGTTGTCTACAGAGCAGAAACAAAATATCAGCCGCAAAATCTGTTTATTGCATGAGTTATTCCAACCTGTAAACCCTGTCTGTGCGGTGTCGATACGTTTGCAGTGGGGGCTGCAGGTGATGGCTGAACGGATGATTCGTTGCCTGCCACGGGAGGCCAGTAGTCCGGTGGCAGTACAGCTTAGTGCTCCACTTCGTACCGTTGTTGTAAATAAAAAAGCCCGTGACGATTTTGGTGAAACGGTCGGCTCGGTATTGGATACAGTAAGTTCCATGTCCCTGATACCGGCCCCGGTTCGGACAGTCATCCAGTCTGTACGCGACATCGTGGTATCGGTCGCCCGTGCTGTCTGGAGTTTTTTCTTCTGA
- a CDS encoding helix-turn-helix transcriptional regulator, which produces MTIQISLLEDQFIDMAFITQLTQLTDKWFYKLIKDGKFPKPTKFGRSSRWRKSEVEAWLQARIDESHI; this is translated from the coding sequence ATGACTATTCAAATTTCCCTTCTCGAAGACCAATTCATCGATATGGCATTCATTACGCAACTCACCCAATTGACCGATAAATGGTTTTATAAACTGATTAAAGACGGTAAATTTCCAAAACCGACCAAGTTTGGCCGCAGTTCCCGTTGGCGTAAAAGTGAAGTCGAAGCCTGGCTGCAGGCTCGAATCGACGAATCGCACATCTAG
- a CDS encoding DUF932 domain-containing protein → MTRLASRFGAANLIRRDRPLTHEELFRVVPSVFSEDKHASRSARYTWIPTITVLENLQREGFQPFFACQTRVRDPGRREHTKHMLRLRRVGQITGKQVPEIILLNSHDGTSSYQMLPGLFRAVCQNGLVCGESFGEVRVPHKGDVVSQVIEGAYEVLGIFDRVEEKRDAMQSLMLPPPAQRALAQAALTYRFGEDHQPVTASQILSPRRWLDESNDLWTTYQRIQENLIKGGLTGRSAKGGRTHTRAVRGIDGDVKLNRALWVMAEAMLSGFQS, encoded by the coding sequence ATGACCCGTCTGGCTTCGCGCTTTGGCGCAGCAAACCTTATTCGTCGTGACCGTCCGTTAACTCATGAAGAGTTGTTTCGGGTGGTGCCCAGTGTGTTCAGTGAGGATAAGCACGCGTCACGCAGCGCACGGTATACCTGGATACCAACCATTACCGTTCTTGAAAACCTGCAGCGCGAAGGCTTCCAGCCCTTCTTTGCCTGTCAGACCAGAGTGCGTGATCCAGGTCGCCGCGAGCACACAAAGCACATGCTGCGCTTGCGTCGGGTGGGGCAAATTACCGGCAAGCAAGTCCCGGAAATCATTCTGCTCAACTCTCATGACGGCACCAGCTCGTATCAGATGCTGCCGGGATTATTCCGTGCGGTATGCCAGAACGGACTCGTCTGCGGTGAGTCGTTTGGCGAGGTGCGGGTGCCGCACAAAGGAGATGTGGTTAGTCAGGTGATTGAGGGGGCGTATGAAGTGCTGGGGATTTTTGACCGTGTGGAAGAGAAGCGGGATGCCATGCAGTCGCTGATGTTGCCGCCACCTGCACAACGGGCTCTGGCACAGGCTGCACTGACGTACCGTTTCGGAGAGGACCACCAGCCGGTGACAGCATCTCAGATACTCTCCCCGCGCCGCTGGCTGGATGAGAGCAATGATCTGTGGACCACATACCAGCGTATTCAGGAGAACCTGATTAAGGGCGGGCTCACTGGCCGGAGTGCAAAAGGTGGGCGAACGCATACCCGCGCCGTGCGTGGTATCGACGGAGATGTGAAGCTCAACCGGGCTCTCTGGGTGATGGCAGAAGCGATGTTGAGTGGGTTTCAGTCCTGA
- a CDS encoding inovirus-type Gp2 protein produces the protein MQKHYPHLKKITPNDFLLNMINHHLNQILACHSKILAFRMDFDYQRGTNRFIRNSSFEIQDDLRELTQAMMNLPGVTGIFWVLEWTSEGVVHAHAIFYLNAQEHQKSFPFILQAEEMWLEITHGEGKSQRCKPNEYHRDNINNVVEYHNSEALNSLRRIASYLTKEDQKYGYPIWGCNEVPPPARQGRPRKYIPG, from the coding sequence ATGCAAAAACATTACCCACATCTAAAGAAAATCACCCCTAATGACTTTCTGCTGAATATGATCAATCACCATCTTAATCAGATTCTGGCATGTCACTCCAAAATACTGGCGTTCCGAATGGATTTTGATTACCAGCGAGGTACTAACAGATTTATTCGTAATTCATCATTTGAGATACAGGATGACCTCAGAGAACTCACTCAGGCGATGATGAACCTTCCAGGCGTCACTGGTATTTTTTGGGTACTGGAATGGACATCAGAAGGAGTAGTTCATGCCCATGCGATTTTCTATCTTAATGCTCAGGAACATCAGAAGTCATTCCCATTCATTTTACAGGCCGAAGAAATGTGGCTAGAGATTACCCATGGTGAAGGCAAGTCTCAGCGATGCAAGCCAAATGAATATCATCGTGACAATATTAACAACGTTGTTGAATATCACAATAGTGAAGCCTTAAACAGCTTGAGACGTATAGCGAGTTATCTGACAAAAGAAGACCAGAAATATGGCTATCCGATCTGGGGATGCAATGAGGTTCCACCACCTGCAAGACAGGGAAGGCCCAGAAAATATATACCAGGCTAA
- a CDS encoding DeoR family transcriptional regulator, whose product MTQADRRHDRLAVRLSLIISRLVAGETLNMARLAAEFGVSVRTLRRDFRERLMYLDLEYRRGQCRLRSTGGGVQGELDALTFAHRAGLADIFPGLDRRLAGMLLTAGGMPCLVWQPPQSVSPAISLVFYRLVSAITACQRVLLLAEGERCDGLAPYRLISLDGCWYLTGELNGHITVHPLATIHAVTVLNTTFTPRKRLSQLTTQAGFIRALPHFSCIREVLSHGPSEEEQGNTLI is encoded by the coding sequence ATGACACAGGCAGATCGCCGTCATGACCGGCTGGCTGTCAGGCTGTCACTGATAATCAGCCGCCTGGTTGCCGGTGAAACGCTGAACATGGCGCGGCTGGCTGCAGAGTTTGGTGTGTCAGTCCGTACCCTGCGACGGGATTTTCGCGAACGGCTGATGTACCTCGACCTTGAGTATCGACGGGGGCAATGCCGCCTGCGCAGTACCGGTGGAGGCGTACAGGGCGAGCTGGATGCGCTGACCTTTGCTCACCGGGCAGGACTGGCCGATATTTTTCCGGGACTGGACCGGCGTCTGGCGGGCATGCTGCTCACTGCAGGAGGGATGCCGTGTCTGGTATGGCAGCCGCCACAGTCTGTGTCACCGGCCATCTCACTGGTGTTCTACCGTCTCGTCAGTGCCATTACCGCCTGCCAGCGGGTACTCCTGCTGGCCGAGGGAGAGCGCTGTGACGGGCTGGCTCCGTACCGCCTGATATCACTCGACGGCTGCTGGTACCTCACCGGTGAACTTAACGGGCATATCACTGTGCACCCTCTGGCGACCATCCATGCGGTGACAGTCCTGAACACCACTTTTACCCCGCGAAAACGTCTCAGCCAGTTAACCACACAGGCGGGCTTTATTCGGGCTCTTCCGCACTTCAGCTGTATTCGCGAAGTCCTGTCTCATGGGCCCTCTGAGGAGGAGCAGGGCAATACACTGATTTAA
- a CDS encoding phosphoadenosine phosphosulfate reductase family protein encodes MTEKHVLGISGGKDSAALAVFMRQTRPELDIDYFFTDTGKELPEVYEFLGRLEGFLGKPIARLNPRRGFDFWLREYNHFLPSPQTRWCTRQLKLAPFEQWVRPMLNAGDKVTSYVAIRADEDYREGYSSKNANLTISLPFRDAGIDRKGVMDILDSSGVGLPKYYEWRSRSGCTFCFFQQKIEWVRLKERHPEAFEEAKRYEKNAIEHGSPFTWTKGESLESLEEPERIAQIVTDFEKRQARLKAKKIINPLRPGETLIDIDEIYGEDEGGGSCAICHK; translated from the coding sequence ATGACTGAAAAGCATGTACTTGGTATTTCTGGGGGTAAAGACAGTGCTGCACTTGCTGTTTTCATGCGCCAGACACGCCCCGAGTTAGATATCGACTATTTCTTTACTGATACAGGTAAAGAATTACCTGAAGTCTATGAGTTTTTGGGGCGATTAGAAGGATTTTTAGGCAAACCGATTGCCAGACTAAACCCTAGACGTGGTTTTGATTTCTGGTTACGTGAATATAATCATTTTCTACCCTCGCCGCAGACTCGTTGGTGTACTCGTCAGTTAAAACTCGCGCCCTTCGAACAGTGGGTTCGTCCGATGCTTAATGCTGGTGATAAAGTTACAAGCTATGTAGCAATAAGAGCAGACGAAGATTACCGTGAAGGATATAGTTCGAAAAATGCGAATTTAACTATTAGTTTACCATTTAGAGATGCCGGAATAGATCGGAAAGGTGTTATGGATATTCTTGACTCATCAGGAGTTGGTCTTCCAAAATATTATGAATGGCGATCACGTAGCGGCTGTACTTTTTGCTTCTTCCAACAAAAGATTGAGTGGGTAAGATTAAAAGAGCGTCACCCAGAGGCATTTGAAGAAGCTAAACGATATGAAAAAAATGCAATTGAACATGGTTCTCCCTTTACCTGGACTAAAGGTGAATCACTAGAGTCACTTGAGGAGCCTGAAAGAATTGCTCAAATTGTCACTGATTTTGAAAAGCGGCAAGCCAGACTCAAAGCGAAAAAAATCATTAACCCACTACGCCCTGGTGAGACTCTCATTGATATTGATGAAATTTATGGGGAAGATGAAGGCGGAGGCTCATGCGCAATTTGCCATAAATAA
- a CDS encoding DUF4007 family protein, with the protein MAHFSGHETFPLRQMWLKKTCSYAAPDGSIDKSVFSNDEAIAKFGVGKNMVASIKHWALACEVMREEDGKFKLTEFAIKIFSEHGLDPYSEHPSTAWLSHWKLSGKGERSTTWYWLFNHVVSSSFTQEDLRALLADYATQCCPGRKLSPMTLSRDIETCLRSYAPRSSGTTPEDFAEPMLGELGLLAEEKKGHFSFRRGPKITLSDGVFAYALIDYWERKALNLSSLSFETIAYGDGSPGRVFKLDEDSIAERLFALEELTEGSFIWTDTAGLRQVHRKTSETEVIKLNMLGKAYD; encoded by the coding sequence ATGGCTCACTTTTCAGGTCACGAGACCTTCCCACTAAGACAAATGTGGTTAAAAAAAACCTGCAGTTATGCAGCGCCGGATGGTTCTATTGACAAATCGGTTTTTTCGAATGATGAGGCCATTGCCAAATTTGGTGTAGGCAAAAACATGGTCGCATCAATCAAGCATTGGGCACTCGCCTGTGAAGTAATGCGAGAAGAGGATGGTAAATTCAAACTTACAGAATTTGCTATTAAAATATTTAGCGAACATGGGCTTGATCCTTATTCAGAGCATCCCTCGACAGCATGGCTTAGCCATTGGAAGCTTTCAGGAAAAGGAGAACGCTCGACAACTTGGTACTGGTTATTTAACCATGTTGTTTCTTCATCTTTTACACAAGAAGACCTCCGGGCTCTTTTAGCTGACTATGCTACGCAATGTTGTCCTGGGAGAAAACTATCACCAATGACACTTTCTCGAGATATTGAGACATGTTTGCGTAGTTATGCACCGCGGTCGAGTGGAACCACTCCTGAAGACTTTGCCGAACCTATGCTTGGTGAATTAGGTTTACTAGCTGAAGAAAAAAAAGGACACTTTTCATTTCGTCGAGGTCCAAAGATTACTTTGTCTGATGGTGTATTTGCTTATGCTCTGATCGATTATTGGGAGCGTAAGGCCCTAAATCTCAGCTCATTATCCTTCGAAACAATTGCATATGGGGACGGTTCTCCGGGTAGAGTATTTAAGCTCGATGAAGACTCTATTGCAGAACGATTATTCGCATTAGAAGAGTTAACTGAAGGTTCATTTATATGGACTGATACAGCTGGTTTACGCCAGGTTCATCGTAAAACATCAGAAACAGAAGTAATTAAATTGAACATGCTTGGAAAGGCTTATGACTAA
- a CDS encoding ATP-binding protein, whose product MTKHNKNLLSEQVRIARQYQRSIRIDADLGREDALDGYVCNGTAQSVLENMSKQVLNSQQRAFTWTGPYGSGKSSLALVLASSLSPNKALREKARSLLNVDSQSDFDKAFQVKKGWLILPVIGRRGSIIQQISQTLNNVCGSDKDYKKSASLLIKHICSAADEAKLDGTLLIIDELGKFLEASALGNGDDIYFYQELAESAARTNGKVIILGILHQSFGQYAVRLGLETREEWTKIQGRYADIPLVAGSDEVVELIGKALDVKKRPKYTQKVAQVVADAIYDRRPMVGKQYDYALSKCWPLHPVMAALLGPISKRQFGQNERSTFGFLSSSEPFGFQNYLNLTTFEEATWYLPSNYFDYLRANLEQLILASNDGHRWAQAVDAVERAEAKSDNILHIDLIKCIAILDLFKDGSGLTAETSILESLFLNTSIENIRSALEDLSKWRVIIFKKHTGAWSVFEGSDFNIDQAVAQSRATMLGTDFSQLNKIANLYPVIAKRHYHQTGTFRWMNIALCHLNEVKKYSEEFQPRNGEFGLFLLALPERNVNEEQAKIICADASRSKPWPIVAGIPHNYLRIEDLGAELLALQIVQTKRGHELQGDAVARREVQARISATQSTLEEQLAEALATAEWCIDTAQAEPKGTLSSIASSLADNIYYKAPRLWSELVNRDNLSSNSVKARKELLYRMLENEGELHLGIEGYPASRGLYETILHRTGLYAKHHDGYYHFLPAVSDKHSSFYGLWKKTHDFIKNKNQMISVSDIHTLWAKPPFGLKKGVIPIIFMAFLLASKSNIAIYKDGLFIPTFTDADIDEYLQDEKRFSLRWIVIDDEKQKILVGIGKLLDSIGLMSNSAEPLEAARSLVAMIVGLPNWTQRTARLSSNAKKVRDTLLKASDPHKVLFIDLAAALNVESGKNYVDALQAPVKELWSAYDKLLDQFASRMLKALNANKDDLSTLRKRAETLSGITGELRQDAFSTRLATYDGSHYSIEGILSLAANKPPRDWNDRDIDLALMEIANFALRFRQSEALVSIQGRKPSSEAFAVVIGAGSEMKTFKHEFSIPEQFNHQIDNLAGELIRTLSGKGLNPDIIMAALGKACIKIAQHDVEVKND is encoded by the coding sequence ATGACTAAACATAATAAAAACCTTCTTTCAGAACAGGTTCGCATTGCGAGACAATACCAACGTTCCATCCGTATTGATGCTGATCTTGGCCGCGAAGATGCGCTTGATGGATATGTATGCAATGGCACGGCACAAAGCGTTCTTGAAAACATGTCCAAGCAGGTTCTGAATAGCCAACAGCGAGCTTTCACATGGACTGGTCCGTATGGAAGTGGGAAATCATCATTAGCGTTAGTTCTTGCAAGTTCATTATCACCTAACAAAGCTCTACGTGAAAAAGCAAGGTCATTGTTAAATGTCGATTCACAAAGTGATTTTGATAAAGCATTCCAAGTTAAAAAAGGATGGTTAATACTTCCAGTTATTGGCCGCAGAGGTAGCATAATCCAACAAATTTCGCAAACTCTCAATAATGTTTGTGGTAGTGATAAAGATTATAAAAAATCAGCATCATTACTTATTAAACACATATGCAGTGCTGCAGATGAAGCGAAGTTAGATGGTACCTTGCTTATCATTGACGAGCTAGGTAAGTTCCTTGAAGCATCAGCTTTAGGAAATGGCGATGATATTTATTTTTACCAAGAGCTTGCTGAATCTGCAGCACGTACAAATGGTAAAGTCATTATCTTAGGTATATTACATCAATCTTTTGGACAATATGCTGTTCGACTTGGACTTGAAACTCGTGAAGAGTGGACTAAAATCCAAGGCCGTTATGCTGATATTCCCTTAGTTGCAGGGAGTGATGAAGTTGTTGAACTTATAGGTAAAGCGCTAGATGTTAAAAAAAGACCCAAATACACTCAAAAAGTAGCGCAAGTAGTCGCGGATGCTATTTATGATCGACGCCCAATGGTTGGAAAGCAATATGATTATGCATTATCCAAGTGTTGGCCTTTACACCCGGTAATGGCTGCTTTATTAGGACCTATATCAAAACGTCAGTTTGGACAGAACGAGCGTTCAACTTTTGGTTTTCTCTCGTCCTCTGAACCTTTCGGGTTTCAAAACTATCTCAATCTAACCACATTTGAAGAGGCTACTTGGTATCTTCCCTCAAACTATTTCGATTACTTAAGAGCAAATCTTGAACAATTAATTTTGGCCTCTAATGATGGACATCGTTGGGCACAAGCGGTAGACGCTGTAGAACGTGCGGAGGCAAAATCTGATAATATATTGCATATTGATTTAATTAAATGTATTGCAATACTTGACCTTTTCAAAGATGGTTCAGGATTGACCGCTGAAACAAGCATACTAGAATCATTATTCTTGAATACTTCTATTGAAAATATTAGATCCGCACTCGAAGATCTTTCTAAATGGCGTGTTATCATATTCAAAAAACATACCGGGGCATGGTCTGTTTTTGAAGGAAGTGATTTTAATATTGACCAAGCCGTTGCACAATCACGTGCAACCATGCTTGGAACAGATTTTAGTCAACTGAATAAAATTGCTAATCTTTATCCTGTAATTGCAAAAAGGCATTACCATCAAACTGGTACTTTTCGCTGGATGAATATTGCACTTTGTCACCTTAACGAGGTAAAAAAATATTCAGAAGAGTTCCAGCCACGTAACGGAGAGTTTGGATTATTTCTTCTGGCACTTCCTGAAAGAAATGTAAATGAAGAACAAGCTAAAATAATTTGTGCTGATGCTTCTCGTTCAAAGCCATGGCCCATTGTTGCCGGGATTCCACATAACTACCTGCGCATAGAAGATTTAGGTGCCGAACTCCTAGCACTTCAAATAGTCCAAACTAAACGTGGACATGAATTACAAGGTGATGCTGTTGCACGAAGAGAAGTCCAAGCAAGGATAAGTGCAACGCAATCAACATTAGAAGAACAGTTAGCAGAGGCATTAGCGACTGCGGAATGGTGTATAGATACTGCTCAGGCGGAACCTAAAGGTACTTTATCATCAATTGCATCCTCTCTTGCAGATAATATTTACTACAAAGCTCCAAGGTTATGGAGTGAATTAGTTAATCGTGATAATTTATCCAGCAATAGCGTAAAAGCCAGGAAAGAATTGTTATATCGAATGCTAGAAAATGAGGGTGAACTCCATCTTGGAATTGAGGGATATCCTGCCTCACGCGGCCTATATGAAACGATTCTCCATCGTACCGGCTTGTATGCGAAGCATCATGATGGGTATTATCATTTTCTTCCTGCGGTCAGCGACAAGCATTCGTCGTTTTATGGTCTTTGGAAGAAAACGCATGATTTCATTAAAAATAAAAATCAAATGATATCAGTATCTGATATTCATACCCTTTGGGCTAAACCTCCATTTGGTTTAAAAAAAGGTGTTATACCGATAATATTTATGGCCTTCCTTCTGGCATCTAAAAGTAATATTGCCATTTATAAAGATGGATTATTTATTCCTACTTTTACTGATGCAGATATTGATGAATACTTGCAGGATGAAAAACGTTTTTCCTTGCGGTGGATTGTAATTGATGATGAAAAACAAAAGATTCTAGTAGGAATTGGTAAACTTCTTGATTCTATTGGTCTCATGTCTAATTCAGCTGAACCGTTAGAAGCTGCCAGAAGTTTAGTTGCCATGATTGTTGGACTCCCAAATTGGACACAAAGGACGGCGAGACTTTCATCTAATGCGAAGAAGGTACGAGATACACTATTAAAAGCTAGCGATCCTCATAAAGTTTTATTTATTGATTTAGCCGCGGCTCTAAATGTAGAAAGTGGGAAAAATTATGTTGATGCATTACAGGCTCCAGTAAAAGAACTTTGGAGTGCCTATGACAAACTCTTAGACCAATTTGCATCAAGAATGCTAAAAGCTCTGAATGCTAATAAAGATGACTTATCTACACTACGAAAACGTGCTGAAACGTTATCCGGTATCACTGGCGAACTTCGGCAAGATGCCTTTTCAACACGTTTAGCTACGTACGATGGTAGTCATTATTCTATAGAAGGTATACTCAGCCTAGCTGCAAACAAGCCTCCAAGAGACTGGAATGATCGAGATATTGATTTAGCACTTATGGAAATAGCCAATTTTGCACTGCGGTTTCGCCAATCCGAAGCATTAGTATCGATCCAAGGACGAAAACCATCAAGCGAGGCATTTGCAGTGGTTATTGGAGCTGGTTCAGAAATGAAAACATTCAAACACGAATTCAGTATACCTGAGCAATTCAACCATCAGATTGACAACCTCGCCGGTGAGTTAATTAGAACATTATCTGGAAAAGGATTAAACCCAGATATTATAATGGCTGCATTAGGTAAAGCTTGTATTAAAATCGCTCAGCATGATGTTGAGGTTAAGAATGACTGA